One genomic region from Thermomicrobium sp. 4228-Ro encodes:
- a CDS encoding formate dehydrogenase accessory protein FdhE: MSTIVDKFEQLAEQDAVLAPLARLYALALRFAAAPGSQLLASVLDAQPVTDGVTPALHGRTLVVDVGQATQLVTEAAELLTRSGIAAGDDLALAVRSGRLVVLDLVRVGIVTTPERLEELGQRAGVSPGVVATLAQTVAIPFLVTAARAIGGQPASTWHAGYCPLCAAWPVVAEFRGLERDRWLRCARCGAGWRFPHQHCPFCGNSDHRSLRYLAEEGKQDAQRVEVCEVCHGYVKTFATLGAWSHGEVLLQDLTTIELDLVAVERGYQRPGSLGFPLAVTVVARELVA; the protein is encoded by the coding sequence CGTCGACAAGTTCGAGCAGTTGGCGGAGCAGGACGCTGTCCTGGCTCCGCTGGCCCGTCTGTATGCGCTGGCATTACGGTTCGCCGCTGCGCCGGGAAGCCAGCTGTTGGCGAGCGTTCTCGACGCGCAGCCGGTCACGGATGGTGTGACGCCGGCTCTGCACGGGCGGACGCTCGTCGTCGACGTCGGACAGGCGACGCAGCTCGTCACCGAGGCAGCCGAGCTCCTCACCCGCAGCGGGATCGCAGCCGGTGATGACCTCGCTCTGGCCGTACGATCCGGTCGGTTGGTTGTGCTGGACCTGGTTCGGGTAGGGATCGTTACCACTCCGGAACGTCTCGAGGAGCTTGGACAGCGAGCTGGCGTTTCTCCGGGGGTCGTCGCCACGCTAGCGCAGACTGTGGCGATACCGTTTCTGGTCACGGCCGCCCGTGCGATCGGCGGGCAACCCGCCAGCACGTGGCACGCCGGCTACTGTCCCCTTTGCGCGGCCTGGCCCGTAGTCGCCGAGTTCCGCGGGCTGGAACGTGACCGCTGGTTGCGGTGCGCGCGGTGCGGAGCCGGCTGGCGCTTCCCGCACCAGCACTGTCCGTTCTGTGGGAACAGTGACCACCGGAGCCTGCGCTATCTGGCAGAAGAAGGGAAACAGGACGCTCAGCGTGTCGAGGTCTGCGAGGTCTGTCACGGGTACGTGAAGACATTCGCGACCCTGGGCGCCTGGAGCCACGGCGAGGTGCTCTTGCAGGACCTGACGACGATCGAACTCGACCTCGTCGCGGTGGAGCGCGGCTACCAGCGGCCAGGGAGCCTCGGGTTTCCCTTGGCCGTCACGGTCGTCGCACGGGAGCTCGTCGCCTGA
- a CDS encoding type III secretion fhipep protein has translation MGHRLDPPTLVRPAIFCQALLQALQVSEERRKRRKRDQTPDQLGQELKRWILEQAIAADPEPEQFEQWLLELVLRTPGSGGLRAMCQEVYSEYQLAQYDPDFRTWLALGAPSADKPAKRC, from the coding sequence ATGGGACACAGACTCGATCCCCCAACGCTCGTACGCCCAGCAATTTTCTGCCAGGCTCTCTTGCAGGCGCTCCAGGTGAGCGAGGAACGCCGGAAGCGACGCAAGCGCGACCAAACACCCGACCAGCTCGGCCAGGAGCTCAAGCGCTGGATCCTCGAGCAGGCCATCGCGGCCGATCCGGAACCGGAGCAATTCGAGCAGTGGCTGCTCGAACTCGTACTCCGCACCCCCGGTAGTGGTGGCCTCCGGGCGATGTGCCAGGAAGTTTATTCGGAATACCAGCTCGCCCAGTACGATCCGGACTTTCGGACGTGGCTCGCGCTGGGGGCGCCGAGTGCGGACAAGCCAGCGAAGCGGTGCTGA
- a CDS encoding permease: MGGTLSGRSMPAVERSGAALLIALIAFVASVVVTLATIVDMRRAFLLDAASYQKLGSPSAFLSYTPWHILVLVLALVGGVASYRVLRSVESVSARDDLKRARTALAAILMAVLIVDLFTYRIVQAERVAAAGKAGVAKTFAVDALPAWLRPLGEAVNFLLVVWHATLLGMLIGALFLVLLCSSQRLKQVYQLRGLRAHLLGSASAVAYPFCSCCAGPVGASLYRGGASLESTLAFVVAAPLLNVTTLFLATALLPADFALLRIVGGAVLAVFGTWLVALTVRRRPPVVASERSGRGLRWLERSLRAFALEDHLRGRRIESPADLVAAWLATAWRIARVAVPMLLVAATVIGWVAPVVTALSGGNTAATVLFATLIGVLFMIPTWTELAIAAALIQQGLTGPAAALLLALPAVSLPSLVIYGAALRDWRVPALLVVVVVALSAAAGLAFLR, encoded by the coding sequence ATGGGCGGAACCCTATCCGGTCGGTCGATGCCTGCGGTGGAGCGTTCGGGTGCAGCCCTGCTGATCGCGCTGATCGCCTTTGTCGCGAGCGTCGTGGTCACGCTCGCGACCATCGTCGATATGCGGCGTGCCTTTCTCCTCGATGCCGCCAGCTACCAGAAGCTCGGCTCGCCCTCCGCGTTCCTCTCCTACACACCCTGGCACATCCTCGTGCTTGTCCTGGCGCTCGTCGGTGGCGTCGCCTCTTATCGCGTATTGCGTTCTGTCGAGTCAGTGTCCGCTCGGGATGACCTGAAGCGTGCCCGCACGGCTCTCGCCGCTATCTTGATGGCCGTGCTGATCGTCGACCTCTTCACGTACCGGATCGTCCAGGCCGAGCGCGTTGCGGCAGCTGGCAAGGCCGGCGTTGCCAAGACCTTCGCGGTCGATGCGCTGCCGGCCTGGCTCCGTCCCCTCGGTGAAGCGGTCAACTTCCTCCTCGTCGTCTGGCATGCCACGCTGCTCGGCATGCTCATCGGCGCGCTCTTCCTCGTCCTGTTGTGCTCGAGCCAGCGGTTGAAGCAGGTCTACCAGCTGCGTGGTCTCCGCGCGCACCTCCTGGGGAGTGCCAGTGCTGTCGCCTACCCCTTCTGTTCGTGCTGTGCCGGGCCGGTCGGTGCGAGCCTCTATCGTGGTGGCGCTTCGCTCGAGTCGACGCTCGCCTTCGTCGTGGCGGCACCTTTGCTCAACGTCACCACGCTCTTCCTCGCCACCGCTCTCCTTCCCGCTGACTTCGCGCTCTTGCGCATCGTGGGTGGTGCCGTCCTGGCGGTGTTCGGCACCTGGCTCGTCGCCCTGACGGTGCGGCGGCGCCCACCGGTCGTCGCCAGCGAGAGGAGTGGACGCGGTCTCCGCTGGTTGGAGCGCTCGCTGCGCGCGTTTGCCCTCGAAGACCATCTCCGCGGACGGCGTATCGAGTCTCCGGCCGATCTGGTCGCCGCCTGGCTCGCGACCGCCTGGCGGATCGCCCGAGTTGCCGTGCCGATGCTGCTCGTCGCAGCGACGGTCATCGGCTGGGTCGCCCCGGTCGTGACGGCGCTCAGCGGCGGGAACACGGCCGCGACCGTCCTCTTCGCGACGCTCATCGGGGTGCTCTTCATGATCCCGACCTGGACGGAGCTGGCGATTGCCGCAGCGCTCATCCAGCAAGGACTCACGGGCCCAGCAGCGGCCTTGCTCCTCGCCCTGCCGGCAGTGAGTCTGCCGAGCCTGGTGATCTACGGGGCAGCCCTGCGTGACTGGCGTGTGCCCGCCCTACTCGTCGTGGTCGTCGTCGCCCTGAGTGCTGCGGCAGGACTCGCCTTCCTCCGATAG
- a CDS encoding DUF488 family protein, whose product MSQETLHKAMLTIGHSSRPLGVFLALLRAHRVRTVVDVRRFPFSRRNPQYDRERFAEALARSGIAYHHCPALGGRRQPRPDSVNTAWENAGFRGFADHMQTAEFAAAIHRLIALAEREGPVALLCAEAVPWRCHRSLIADVLTVRGIPVFHILSETRLQPHRLPLFARVRDGLVTYPAAEPDAERTLPESAI is encoded by the coding sequence ATGAGCCAGGAGACGCTGCACAAAGCGATGCTGACGATCGGTCATTCGAGTCGGCCCCTCGGGGTGTTTCTGGCGCTGCTCCGTGCGCATCGGGTGCGGACGGTCGTCGATGTGCGGCGGTTCCCCTTTTCCAGGCGGAATCCCCAGTACGATCGGGAACGTTTCGCCGAGGCGCTCGCTCGTTCCGGTATCGCCTATCACCACTGTCCAGCCCTCGGGGGTCGCCGGCAGCCGCGTCCCGATTCGGTGAACACCGCCTGGGAGAACGCTGGCTTTCGCGGCTTCGCCGATCACATGCAGACGGCCGAGTTCGCAGCGGCGATCCACCGGCTGATCGCGCTCGCCGAACGCGAGGGGCCGGTCGCACTTCTCTGCGCCGAAGCGGTCCCGTGGCGCTGTCATCGCAGCCTCATCGCCGATGTGCTGACCGTTCGCGGGATTCCGGTCTTCCACATCCTCTCCGAAACGCGTCTGCAGCCCCATCGGTTGCCCCTCTTCGCACGCGTGCGCGACGGGCTGGTGACCTACCCAGCGGCAGAACCGGATGCCGAGCGAACACTGCCCGAGAGTGCGATCTAA
- a CDS encoding (2Fe-2S)-binding protein, giving the protein MQQTVRLRVNNQDHEFAVPCDETLLETLRERLGLTSVRETCGIGICGACTVLIEGRPISSCLALTVLADGAYVTTLEGIAGPDGSLHPVQEAFVEHQAFQCSYCTPAMILSTIALLRERPNPTRQEIAQYLAGNLCRCGSYLRILAAVEAAAARMQTVRNG; this is encoded by the coding sequence ATGCAACAGACGGTCCGCCTGCGTGTCAATAATCAGGACCACGAGTTCGCCGTACCCTGTGACGAGACGCTCCTGGAGACCTTGCGCGAGCGGCTCGGCCTCACGAGCGTGCGTGAGACGTGCGGCATCGGGATCTGCGGCGCGTGCACCGTCTTGATCGAGGGTCGCCCGATCTCGAGCTGCCTCGCCCTGACCGTGTTGGCCGACGGTGCGTACGTCACGACGCTCGAAGGTATTGCGGGGCCCGATGGTTCCCTGCACCCGGTCCAGGAGGCTTTCGTCGAACACCAAGCTTTCCAGTGCAGCTACTGCACGCCGGCTATGATTCTGAGCACGATCGCGCTCTTGCGAGAACGTCCGAACCCGACCCGGCAGGAAATCGCGCAGTATCTCGCTGGCAACCTCTGCCGCTGCGGCTCGTACCTCCGCATCCTGGCGGCCGTCGAGGCGGCGGCTGCCAGGATGCAGACCGTACGCAACGGCTGA
- a CDS encoding xanthine dehydrogenase family protein molybdopterin-binding subunit has protein sequence MTVGRAVPMIDALERVTGRIRFSQDVAVPGMLHAAVVRSTQPHARIRRIETSAARAVPGVVAVVTAADLARIPGIRPVYGPQIEDQPILAADRVRYVGDMVALVAAETPRAAREAAGQVVVDYEPLPAVFDPVEAMRPGAPLVHELRPDEPLRGHAVYFGLRPLFGTNCCNHFRLYTGDIEQGFAEADLVLEETFRVPAAQHVAMEPHAALAYWDDGRLVVISGTQTPFNTRQILAQIFGLPAERVRIVVPPMGGSFGCKVFPRIEPQVAVLSYLTGRPVKLVLDRYEEFLTLTRHATVVTIRLGLTRDGRITAKRVEAYWSTGAYADCGPDVARKGGFGSVGPYRIPHVAVDSYCVYTNLPPAGAFRGYAVTEIVWASERMMDIAADALGLDPLEFRLRNLLADGDQFATGETLHDVHFRECLEAAARAIAWSPERTVLPGGRVRAKGLAVVIKGMTTPSRSEAAVAVDRDGRVTVYSSTVELGQGARTVLAQLAAEPLGVPYTSVQLVDPDTDRTPFDNRTTSSRSTYMMGNAVRRAAWQLADRLRALAAERLEAAAEDLELVPGAVCVRGAPERCIGWGELVAGLGLEELREHAEFHNEGGLDETGHGIASSHWHQGAAGAEVEVDLETGQVKVVRLHAAVYAGEVVNALTAALQNEGSMIMGLGSALFEELVYEHGQPLTTNLSDYLVPAFLDLPDQLSHDLLECPGAEVHGVGETALPPVPAAIGNAVARATGARLTELPLTPERVLRALREAREEGR, from the coding sequence ATGACGGTCGGTAGGGCGGTTCCGATGATCGATGCGCTGGAGCGCGTCACTGGCCGCATCCGCTTCAGCCAGGACGTCGCGGTGCCCGGGATGCTCCACGCTGCGGTCGTGCGCAGCACCCAGCCGCATGCGCGCATCCGGCGTATCGAGACGAGCGCAGCGCGCGCCGTTCCCGGCGTCGTTGCGGTCGTGACCGCGGCCGATCTCGCCCGGATCCCCGGGATCCGTCCCGTTTATGGGCCGCAGATCGAAGACCAGCCGATTCTGGCCGCCGACCGGGTGCGCTACGTCGGCGATATGGTGGCGCTCGTCGCTGCCGAGACGCCGCGGGCCGCACGGGAGGCCGCCGGCCAGGTGGTCGTCGACTACGAGCCCTTGCCAGCGGTCTTCGATCCGGTCGAGGCGATGCGGCCGGGTGCACCGCTCGTCCACGAGCTGCGGCCCGACGAGCCGCTCCGTGGGCATGCGGTCTACTTCGGTCTGCGGCCGCTCTTCGGCACCAACTGCTGCAATCATTTCCGGCTCTACACCGGGGATATCGAGCAGGGCTTCGCCGAGGCCGATCTCGTGCTCGAGGAGACGTTCCGCGTGCCAGCCGCCCAGCACGTGGCGATGGAGCCGCATGCCGCGCTCGCGTACTGGGACGACGGGCGCCTGGTCGTGATCAGCGGGACACAGACGCCGTTCAACACGCGCCAGATACTCGCCCAGATCTTCGGCCTACCAGCGGAGCGAGTCCGGATCGTCGTGCCGCCGATGGGCGGCTCCTTCGGCTGCAAGGTCTTCCCGCGCATCGAGCCGCAGGTCGCCGTGCTCTCCTACTTGACCGGTCGACCGGTCAAGCTCGTGCTCGACCGCTACGAGGAGTTCCTCACCCTTACCCGGCACGCGACGGTGGTCACGATCCGGCTCGGGCTGACTCGCGATGGGCGCATCACGGCCAAGCGGGTGGAAGCCTACTGGAGTACCGGTGCCTATGCCGACTGCGGGCCGGACGTCGCCCGCAAGGGCGGGTTCGGCAGCGTCGGACCCTACCGGATTCCACATGTCGCGGTCGACTCGTACTGCGTCTATACGAACCTGCCGCCGGCCGGCGCCTTCCGCGGCTATGCAGTCACCGAGATCGTCTGGGCCTCCGAGCGGATGATGGACATCGCGGCCGATGCGCTCGGCCTCGATCCGCTGGAGTTCCGTCTGCGCAACCTCCTCGCCGACGGTGACCAGTTCGCCACCGGCGAGACACTCCACGACGTCCATTTCCGCGAGTGTCTGGAGGCGGCAGCTCGAGCGATCGCGTGGAGCCCCGAGCGGACCGTGTTGCCTGGTGGTCGCGTGCGCGCGAAAGGCCTCGCCGTCGTGATCAAAGGCATGACCACGCCCAGCCGGTCGGAAGCAGCTGTCGCGGTCGATCGGGACGGGCGCGTGACGGTCTACTCCTCGACCGTCGAGCTTGGCCAGGGAGCGCGCACCGTACTCGCCCAACTGGCTGCTGAGCCGCTCGGCGTACCGTACACGTCCGTTCAGCTGGTCGATCCCGATACCGACCGGACGCCCTTCGACAACCGCACCACCTCGAGCCGCTCGACCTACATGATGGGGAACGCCGTGCGGCGAGCGGCATGGCAGCTCGCCGATCGCTTGCGTGCGCTCGCAGCCGAGCGGCTCGAGGCCGCGGCGGAGGATCTCGAGCTCGTGCCGGGTGCGGTCTGCGTGCGCGGTGCGCCCGAGCGTTGTATCGGCTGGGGCGAGCTCGTGGCTGGCCTCGGCCTGGAGGAACTCCGCGAGCATGCGGAGTTCCACAACGAGGGTGGTCTGGACGAGACGGGCCACGGGATCGCCTCGTCGCACTGGCACCAGGGAGCTGCCGGAGCGGAAGTCGAGGTCGACCTGGAGACCGGACAGGTCAAGGTCGTGCGGCTCCATGCCGCTGTCTACGCGGGCGAGGTCGTCAACGCGCTCACTGCAGCGCTGCAGAACGAAGGCAGCATGATCATGGGACTGGGCAGCGCGCTCTTCGAGGAACTCGTCTACGAGCACGGACAGCCGCTCACGACCAACCTGTCGGACTATCTCGTGCCCGCTTTCCTCGATCTGCCCGACCAGCTGTCCCATGACCTGCTCGAGTGCCCGGGAGCTGAGGTGCATGGTGTCGGTGAGACTGCCTTGCCGCCCGTCCCAGCAGCGATCGGGAACGCGGTCGCCCGTGCCACTGGTGCTCGCTTGACCGAACTCCCGCTTACACCGGAACGTGTGCTGCGTGCCCTGCGGGAGGCCCGTGAGGAGGGGCGGTGA
- a CDS encoding PEP-utilizing enzyme, translating into MAQERPDVQLPVTFFGDESFPVEWESEEEKQLFWWWDDLHCPNPLSPMFFELGGWWATCAYLYRRFGAPFGRDWKAKLINGYLFTAVVPRDPKEAEELAPYYSMVMPVYAEKGLEWWQKRLRPEIERNFEYLDTYPYETATLPELMVLLEDAIDIQERHWRIHWILNLSQFQASLDFQTAVREVIGEVDPTLLERIMVSDSDRNWDAVHGLWELKERVKRNAVLMEAFSKETPAEILAELEKTAEGREFLRWLDEYKREFGHKALYSHEYVYPTWYENPAPIIAAIQGYLQTDYSYPEAIQRLRQDRDAAIQELLSKIPPGDVRGRERVEAALHRVLQMMPLTPDHHFYIDQGTFARMRYVLLAIGRRLVESGLLDQPDDVLFLRYHELRVLAAEPSNLPNAKELVRQRREARERAFAIRPRDWVGTASEWALFQEPYKTLWGYPQRFFDSLKPREVSQRIEGIPASAGVIEGTAFVAKTLEDVDALKGGEILVCRMTNPAWVIAFTKIAGLVTDSGGQLSHPAVVSREFGIPAVVGTGVATQVIKTGQRIRVNGSAGVVEILG; encoded by the coding sequence ATGGCCCAGGAACGACCGGATGTCCAGCTCCCGGTGACGTTCTTCGGTGACGAGTCCTTCCCGGTCGAGTGGGAGAGCGAGGAAGAGAAGCAGCTTTTCTGGTGGTGGGATGATCTCCACTGTCCCAACCCGCTCTCGCCGATGTTCTTCGAGCTCGGCGGCTGGTGGGCGACCTGCGCCTATCTCTATCGTCGCTTCGGTGCTCCCTTCGGCCGCGATTGGAAGGCCAAGCTGATCAACGGCTACCTGTTCACCGCGGTCGTGCCGCGGGACCCCAAGGAAGCGGAGGAACTCGCCCCGTACTACAGCATGGTCATGCCGGTCTACGCCGAGAAGGGGCTCGAGTGGTGGCAGAAGCGCCTGCGCCCCGAGATCGAGCGGAACTTCGAGTATCTGGATACCTATCCCTACGAGACCGCGACGCTTCCGGAACTCATGGTGCTCCTCGAAGACGCGATCGACATCCAGGAGCGGCACTGGCGGATCCACTGGATCCTCAATCTCTCGCAGTTCCAGGCTTCGCTCGACTTCCAGACGGCGGTGCGCGAGGTGATCGGCGAGGTCGATCCGACCTTGCTCGAGCGCATCATGGTCTCGGACAGTGACCGCAACTGGGACGCCGTGCACGGGCTCTGGGAGCTCAAGGAACGGGTCAAGCGCAACGCTGTGCTGATGGAGGCCTTCAGTAAGGAGACGCCGGCCGAGATCCTCGCCGAGCTGGAGAAGACGGCCGAAGGCCGCGAGTTCCTCCGCTGGCTCGACGAATACAAGCGTGAGTTCGGCCACAAAGCACTGTATAGCCACGAGTACGTCTATCCGACCTGGTACGAGAACCCCGCACCGATCATCGCGGCGATCCAGGGCTATCTCCAGACCGACTATTCCTATCCGGAGGCGATCCAGCGGCTGCGGCAGGATCGGGACGCGGCGATCCAGGAACTCTTGAGCAAGATCCCACCTGGTGACGTGCGCGGACGCGAGCGGGTCGAGGCAGCGCTCCACCGCGTGCTCCAGATGATGCCGCTGACACCTGACCACCACTTCTACATCGACCAGGGGACGTTCGCCCGGATGCGGTACGTCCTGCTCGCGATCGGCCGGCGCCTGGTCGAGTCGGGTCTGCTCGACCAACCGGACGACGTACTCTTCCTCCGCTACCACGAGCTGCGGGTGCTCGCTGCCGAGCCGTCCAACCTTCCCAACGCCAAGGAACTTGTCCGCCAGCGCCGAGAGGCGCGCGAGCGCGCCTTCGCGATCCGGCCGCGGGACTGGGTCGGAACGGCCAGCGAGTGGGCGCTGTTCCAGGAACCGTACAAGACGCTCTGGGGCTACCCGCAGCGCTTCTTCGATTCGCTCAAGCCGCGCGAAGTCAGCCAGCGGATCGAGGGGATACCGGCTTCGGCGGGCGTCATCGAGGGGACGGCGTTCGTCGCCAAGACGCTCGAAGACGTCGATGCGCTCAAGGGCGGTGAGATCCTGGTCTGCCGGATGACGAACCCAGCGTGGGTCATCGCCTTTACCAAGATCGCCGGCCTCGTCACGGATTCCGGCGGGCAGCTCTCCCACCCAGCGGTGGTCTCGCGCGAGTTCGGTATCCCGGCGGTCGTCGGCACTGGTGTGGCGACCCAGGTCATCAAGACGGGCCAGCGGATCCGCGTCAACGGCTCGGCTGGCGTGGTGGAGATCCTCGGTTGA
- a CDS encoding putative quinol monooxygenase, whose amino-acid sequence MPFVVVAHYYAKEGKADEIAAILKEMVTLSRSEPGCLVYYVNRSQDDPRKFLLYEQYRSREDYEAHKATPYFQEKILNTVVPMLESRVPEFYDLIEPE is encoded by the coding sequence ATGCCGTTCGTCGTCGTCGCGCACTACTACGCTAAGGAAGGCAAGGCCGACGAAATCGCGGCGATCCTCAAGGAAATGGTGACGCTGTCCCGATCGGAGCCGGGGTGTCTTGTGTATTATGTCAATCGCTCGCAGGACGACCCCCGCAAGTTCCTGCTCTACGAGCAGTACCGCAGTCGGGAGGACTACGAGGCCCACAAGGCGACACCGTACTTCCAAGAGAAGATCCTCAATACGGTCGTCCCGATGTTGGAGAGCCGCGTGCCGGAGTTCTACGACCTGATCGAACCGGAGTGA
- a CDS encoding fumarylacetoacetate hydrolase family protein, whose translation MKLATFAVSSPAGPVRRIGALADGWLVDLQAAYAGYLARTDPGCDAERLAALLLPDDMVAFLGHGALGWDAAARALEEGLRREEAFGRRTRYRLDEVRLLAPLPRPRVIRDFLTFEGHMRNASRALGRGGEIPPAWYEVPAYYKGDPDTVVGPDADVVMPRYTQQFDFELELGMVIGRRGKDIPVEEADRYIAGFTIFNDFSARDQQMREAPIGMGPSKGKDFDTGNAIGPYLVTPDELDVSNLRMVARVNGEVWSEGSSRGMHFTFAQLIAHVSQSETIYPGELWGSGTVTNGCGLELGRYLQPGDLVELEVEGIGVLRNRVVRAPEG comes from the coding sequence ATGAAACTCGCGACTTTCGCCGTCTCGAGTCCAGCTGGCCCCGTGCGGCGCATCGGTGCGCTCGCCGACGGCTGGCTGGTCGATCTGCAGGCTGCCTACGCGGGCTACCTAGCCCGGACCGATCCCGGTTGCGACGCGGAACGGCTGGCTGCGCTGCTCCTCCCCGACGATATGGTGGCGTTCCTCGGGCATGGGGCACTCGGTTGGGACGCTGCCGCCCGTGCGCTCGAGGAGGGACTCCGCCGGGAGGAAGCATTCGGCCGCCGGACGCGCTACCGGCTGGACGAAGTGCGCCTGCTCGCACCCCTGCCCCGCCCACGGGTGATCCGCGATTTCCTTACCTTCGAGGGACACATGCGCAATGCCAGCCGGGCGCTCGGTCGCGGCGGCGAGATCCCGCCGGCCTGGTACGAGGTGCCTGCCTACTACAAGGGTGACCCGGATACGGTCGTCGGCCCGGACGCTGATGTCGTGATGCCACGGTACACGCAGCAGTTCGACTTCGAACTCGAGCTCGGGATGGTGATCGGCCGCCGGGGCAAGGATATTCCGGTCGAAGAAGCCGACCGGTATATCGCTGGGTTCACGATCTTCAACGACTTCAGCGCCCGCGACCAGCAGATGCGCGAGGCGCCGATCGGGATGGGGCCGAGCAAGGGGAAAGATTTCGATACCGGCAACGCGATCGGCCCGTACCTCGTGACACCGGACGAGCTCGATGTCTCGAACCTCCGCATGGTCGCGCGGGTCAACGGTGAGGTCTGGTCGGAAGGCTCGTCGAGGGGGATGCATTTTACCTTCGCACAGCTGATCGCGCATGTCTCACAGAGCGAGACGATCTACCCTGGTGAGCTGTGGGGATCCGGGACCGTCACCAACGGGTGCGGTCTCGAATTGGGGCGGTACCTCCAGCCGGGCGATCTGGTCGAGCTGGAGGTCGAGGGGATCGGTGTCCTGCGCAACCGTGTCGTCCGAGCTCCGGAAGGGTAA
- a CDS encoding FAD binding domain-containing protein — translation MADCTVVVPTTLAETLAVLAQAGEDAVPVAGGVWVTLTLRSGLVRPRVLLSLRRLAELGDVALEHDGSLRLGALLTHRAVERSPLVRAHWPVLAETLADVANVRVREQATLVGNLCEADPASDPPAVLAALGATVELASWRGQRVMPVAEFIRGAYETARDPDELVTSIRIPPLPAGAGTAYCKFRTRSHEDRPAVGVAAVVALDSAGRVTHLEVVVGAAGDRPQRVPEALAAVPGAEFDDELVTALADAYAGAVETVSDLRASAWYRREMVRVFVARALRLAAHRAGWCVGEGPRV, via the coding sequence ATGGCTGACTGCACGGTCGTTGTTCCCACCACGCTCGCGGAAACACTCGCCGTGCTCGCGCAGGCGGGTGAGGATGCAGTGCCGGTCGCCGGTGGGGTGTGGGTGACGCTGACGCTCCGGAGTGGACTCGTCCGGCCACGCGTCCTGCTCAGCCTGCGCCGTCTGGCCGAGCTCGGGGACGTCGCCCTCGAACACGATGGAAGTCTCCGCCTCGGCGCGCTCCTGACCCACCGCGCAGTCGAACGGTCACCGCTCGTCCGGGCCCACTGGCCGGTGCTGGCCGAGACGCTCGCCGACGTCGCGAATGTGCGCGTCCGCGAGCAGGCAACCCTCGTCGGCAATCTCTGCGAGGCCGATCCGGCTTCCGATCCTCCCGCTGTCCTGGCGGCGCTGGGAGCGACGGTCGAGCTGGCTAGCTGGCGAGGCCAGCGTGTTATGCCGGTGGCCGAGTTCATCCGCGGTGCCTACGAGACAGCGCGGGATCCCGACGAACTCGTCACGTCCATCCGAATCCCACCGCTTCCCGCGGGTGCCGGTACAGCCTATTGCAAGTTCCGCACGCGCTCACACGAGGATCGCCCGGCGGTCGGCGTGGCTGCCGTCGTCGCGCTCGACTCCGCAGGACGCGTCACTCACCTCGAGGTCGTCGTCGGTGCTGCTGGCGACCGGCCCCAACGGGTGCCCGAGGCGCTCGCCGCCGTGCCTGGTGCGGAGTTCGACGACGAGCTCGTGACGGCCCTCGCTGACGCCTATGCTGGAGCCGTCGAGACTGTCTCGGATCTTCGCGCCAGTGCTTGGTATCGGCGCGAGATGGTTCGTGTCTTCGTCGCCCGCGCGTTGCGGCTCGCCGCACACCGTGCGGGCTGGTGCGTAGGAGAGGGACCACGCGTATGA
- a CDS encoding DUF4202 family protein, protein MLGERGLLERAREWVAPYWNARHLYRTLDWLFVLEPEADIALRLAALTHDMERHVPGPDSPTMDAQRGIPNREYERQHQERSARIVTGWLTEQGAAPELVEAVRALVAVHEWGGWPEADLLQAADSLSFLEVNVDRFVRLGLTGERGYTPERVAEHFRYMAERVRVPRARHLAELLLRAALARLEEQSGHAGAELARLEEAVVDG, encoded by the coding sequence ATGCTGGGTGAGCGAGGACTGCTCGAGCGCGCACGCGAATGGGTCGCTCCCTACTGGAACGCGCGGCATCTCTACCGTACGCTCGACTGGCTCTTCGTGCTCGAGCCTGAGGCGGACATTGCCCTTCGCTTGGCCGCTCTCACCCACGACATGGAGCGGCATGTGCCGGGGCCCGACTCGCCGACGATGGACGCACAGCGAGGGATCCCGAACCGCGAGTACGAGCGGCAACACCAGGAACGCTCGGCGCGCATCGTCACGGGCTGGCTCACCGAGCAGGGCGCGGCACCGGAACTCGTCGAGGCTGTCCGTGCCCTCGTCGCGGTGCACGAATGGGGCGGCTGGCCGGAAGCTGATCTCCTCCAGGCTGCTGATTCGCTCTCCTTTCTCGAGGTCAACGTTGACCGCTTCGTCCGGCTCGGGCTCACCGGCGAGCGTGGCTATACTCCGGAACGCGTTGCTGAGCACTTCCGGTACATGGCCGAGCGGGTTCGCGTGCCCCGGGCGCGCCACCTCGCCGAACTTCTGCTCCGGGCAGCACTGGCTCGTCTCGAGGAGCAGAGCGGTCATGCCGGCGCGGAGTTGGCGCGCCTCGAGGAGGCGGTCGTCGATGGCTGA